The following are from one region of the Strix uralensis isolate ZFMK-TIS-50842 chromosome 4, bStrUra1, whole genome shotgun sequence genome:
- the ETNPPL gene encoding ethanolamine-phosphate phospho-lyase: MEELYSKAETLALRRKHIGPSCKVFFAKDPLKIVRAQGQYMFDEKGEKYLDCINNVAHVGHSHPYVIKAATKQMELLNTNSRFLHDNLVQYAQRLTATLPEKLSVCYFVNSGSEANDLALRLARQYHGHQDVITLENAYHGHVTSLIDISPYKFNQLGKDSKKEFVHVAPSPDIYRGKYREDHPDPASAYAEDVKKIIEETQKNGRKIAAFIAESMQSCGGQVIPPVGYFQKVAEYVRAVGGVFIADEVQVGFGRVGKHFWAFQLQGKDFVPDIVTMGKPIGNGHPMSCVVTTREIAESFGASGLEYFNTFGGNPVSCAIGLAVLEVIEKEDLQGNATRVGNYLLELLAEQKEKHPLVGDIRGVGLFVGVDLVKDQQKRTPATAEALHLIYKLKEHQILLSADGPHRNILKFKPPMCFTMEDAKHVVETIDALLTEMEEATGMKTENNASTNAQCKIKTTEGSSQPEGANESIGHMNGAACRQENGLYSKKCSLPSKGIRT, encoded by the exons ATGGAGGAGCTCTATAGCAAGGCAGAGACCCTCGCCCTGCGGAGGAAGCACATCGG gccttCCTGCAAAGTTTTCTTTGCCAAGGACCCTCTGAAGATAGTGCGTGCCCAGGGCCAATACATGTTtgatgagaaaggagaaaaatacttaGACTGTATCAACAACGTTGCACATG ttgGCCACAGTCATCCATATGTGATAAAGGCTGCAACAAAACAGATGGAACTGCTCAATACAAATTCCCGGTTCCTTCATGACAACCTTGTTCAGTACGCACAGCGTCTTACAGCCACTCTGCCCGAGAAACTCTCTGTTTGCTATTTTGTTAACTCTGG GTCTGAAGCAAATGATCTTGCTTTACGACTGGCTCGGCAGTACCATGGGCACCAAGATGTGATCACCCTTGAGAA TGCTTACCATGGCCATGTTACATCTCTGATTGACATCAGTCCCTATAAATTTAATCAGCTGGGAAAGGACAGCAAGAAGGAGTTTGTGCATGTG GCTCCTTCTCCAGATATCTACAGAGGAAAATATAGGGAAGATCACCCAGATCCAGCAAGTGCTTATGCTGAAGATGTGAAAAAGATTATTGAAGAAACGCAGAAGAATGGACGCAAG ATTGCTGCCTTCATAGCCGAATCCATGCAGAGCTGTGGAGGCCAAGTAATTCCACCTGTGGGCTATTTCCAGAAAGTGGCAGA GTACGTGCGTGCAGTGGGTGGAGTGTTCATAGCTGATGAGGTCCAGGTTGGCTTTGGCAGAGTTGGGAAGCATTTTTGGGCATTCCAGCTGCAAGGCAAAGATTTTGTGCCTGACATTGTCACCATGGGAAAGCCCATTGGCAATGGCCACCCTATGTCTTGTGTGGTCACAACAAGGGAAATCGCTGAAAGTTTTGGTGCCTCTGGACTGGAGTATTTCAATACA TTTGGAGGCAATCCGGTGTCTTGTGCTATTGGTTTGGCTGTGCTGGAGGTAATAGAAAAAGAAGATCTCCAAGGAAATGCTACACGTGTAGGAAATTATCTCCTGGAGTTGCTGGCTGAGCAAAAGGAGAAACATCCCTTAGTGGGAGATATCAG GGGTGTTGGATTGTTTGTTGGAGTGGATCTGGTGAAAGATCAACAAAAGCGAACACCAGCCACAGCTGAAGCCCTTCATCTTATTTATAA GCTGAAAGAGCATCAAATTCTTCTTAGTGCAGATGGACCCCACAGAAATATACTAAAATTCAAACCACCAATGTGTTTCACAATGGAAGATGCAAAACATGTAGTGGAGACAATTGATGCACTTCTCACAG aAATGGAAGAGGCAACTggaatgaagacagaaaataatgcaTCTACAAATGCACAATGTAAAATAAAA acaACTGAAGGGAGTTCTCAACCAGAAGGTGCAAATGAAAGCATTGGCCATATGAATGGAGCTGCCTGCAGACAAGAAAATGGGCTTTATTCTAAAAAGTGTTCACTGCCAAGTAAAGGAATAAGAACATGA